In bacterium, the genomic window ATCCCATGGCTGACGTGTTGGGCGACTGGAAGACGCTGGAGCTCGAACGGGAAGGGGCCGTTGCGGTCCTACGCCTGGATCGGCCCGAGGTCCTGAATGCGATGAGCGCAGGGCTGATCGATGACATCCGCGAAGCGTTGGCGGCAGTCGAGGCCGATGCCGAGGTGCGTGCGCTGGTCATGACCGGCAACGGGAGGGCGTTCTGTGCGGGGGCTGATCTGGCCGCGAGTGTGGACGAGCCGGGGGAAACGCTGGGCGACAAGGTGGCGCATAGCATGGATGCCCGGTTCAACCCGCTCGTGCGCGAGATGCATGGGCTGCGGGTACCGATCGTCGCAGCCGTGAACGGGGTGACCGCCGGGGGCGGAGTCGGCCTGGCGTTGTCCTGCGATCTCGTGCTGGCCGCCAAGTCGGCCAGCTTCAAGCTGGTATTCGCGCCGGCACTGGGCATCGTTCCGGACGTTGGAGCGAGCTATCACCTTCCGCATCGCGTGGGGCGTGCCCGGGCACTCGGCCTTGCCCTGTTGGGCGAGTCCCTCTCGGCGGAAAAGGCAGAAGAATGGGGCCTGATCTGGCGCTGTGTTCCGGATGATGACCTGATGGAGATCGCCATGGAGTTTGCGGAGCGTCTCGCGTCCGGTCCGACCCGCGCGTTCGTTCGTCTCCGGGACGTCTTTTCTGCGGCCGAGCAAGGTGATCTCGATTCCCAGCTCGATGTCGAACGGGACGCTCAACGGGAGCTCTGCAGCTCGAGTGATTTCACGGAGGGAGTCACTGCCTTCCTGCAGAAGCGACCGCCGAACTTCCAGGGTCGCTAGTGAGGATTGCGGTTACGTGGCATCTGCAGCCCAGCTCCGGAATCAGCCGGCTTCCGCTTCCGGATCCTCGTTCTCTCCCGGCAGCTCGAAGCGGTGGAAGAAGACCGGTTTCTCTTCGGGCCCCTTGGGCTTCCGTGAATCCCGAAATTTGAAGGCCGCGTAGGAAAAGACGGCGAGGATCATCGTGGCGATCGTTGCCACGAAGATGACGGTAGATAGGACGGGAACGAGATCCATCAGATTCTCCCGAGTCGGTCGAGTTTGCCCCAGCCCATGCGAATGCCGACGAGTTCCTCGAAGGTGGCGAAGACCTTCGCGAAATCGATGCAGAGGGCGAAGAACATGCGATAGAAGATTGCGTAGGGAACGAGGCCGATGCTCTCTTCCTCGGCGGAAACGCAGTAGAGAGCGGCCGCCATGTCGAGGATGGTGAGCTGCAGGAACCAGAACAACAGCGGAACCGAGTTACCGTGGTTGTAGGCCACGAAGACGAACAAGACGTGGGCAAAGACATTCATGAAGGGCCAGGCGATGCCCTCGAAGATCATGTACCAGAGCGTCAGGCAGGCCGTCGGCGTCGAAAACAGCGACCCTAGCGTGCGCCGATGCTTCTTCATGGCCTGCAGGATCCCGCGGGTCCACCGATAGCGTTGCTTGAGCAGGTCCAGCGGGTGTTCTGGGGCTTCCGTGTAGGCCACGGCCCCAGGTTCGTAGTAGATCTGCCAGCCGGCGATCAGCAGCTTGATGGTGAGGTCGCAATCTTCCGCGAAGGTGTCCGAGTCATACCGGCCGACGCTATCCAGCGCGCCCTTGCGGAAGATGCCGATCGGGCCGGGGATGATGTTGACAGCGTGGAAGAAGCCCTGGGCCCTGCGAGCCATGTTCAGTCCCTCGACGTATTCGAGGGCCTGGAGACGAGCCAGGAAGCTGTTCCGATTGACGACCTTTACGCTTCCGGCCACGGCTGCGATGGACGGAGAAGAGAAATGACGCACGGCCTTCCGGAGCGTCTCGGGGGCGAGGCGCGAATCGCCGTCCATGCAGAGGACCAACTCGCCGCTGGCATTGGCGATCCCCGTATTCAGTGCAGAGGACTTGCCGCCGTTTCGCTGTCGGATCACCCGGACCGAAACGCGTCCATGATCTCCTTCGAACCTTCGGGCAGAATCGTAGGTGTCGTCGGTGGAGCCATCATCGATGACGAGAATTTCGTAACGCGGATAGTCGAGCGCGAAGAGGGATCGGATCGCGCCCTGGATGACCGGCCCTTCGTTGTACGCAGGAACCAGGATCGTCACCAACGGGGTTCGCGACGTAGCACTTCGTTCCCCTTCGAGCTGTGCCAGGTAGGAGAACCAGAGCAGGCCGAAGTAGCGCAAGATGAGCAGCACGAGGAAGCCCAGGATCATCACGAAGGAGGTTTGGAGAAAACCTGCAGGAAGATCAATGCGCAGATCGAGCAGCAAGCCAAAGAGAAGAAACGAAAGGGTGACGAGGAGGGAGACCGCTCCAAGGACGGTGAGGACGTAGAGGGCCCGACTCACCTTCAGAAGCTCCGCTTCAGCTCGAGCCCAACCTTCGA contains:
- a CDS encoding enoyl-CoA hydratase — translated: MADVLGDWKTLELEREGAVAVLRLDRPEVLNAMSAGLIDDIREALAAVEADAEVRALVMTGNGRAFCAGADLAASVDEPGETLGDKVAHSMDARFNPLVREMHGLRVPIVAAVNGVTAGGGVGLALSCDLVLAAKSASFKLVFAPALGIVPDVGASYHLPHRVGRARALGLALLGESLSAEKAEEWGLIWRCVPDDDLMEIAMEFAERLASGPTRAFVRLRDVFSAAEQGDLDSQLDVERDAQRELCSSSDFTEGVTAFLQKRPPNFQGR
- a CDS encoding glycosyltransferase family 2 protein; protein product: MILGFLVLLILRYFGLLWFSYLAQLEGERSATSRTPLVTILVPAYNEGPVIQGAIRSLFALDYPRYEILVIDDGSTDDTYDSARRFEGDHGRVSVRVIRQRNGGKSSALNTGIANASGELVLCMDGDSRLAPETLRKAVRHFSSPSIAAVAGSVKVVNRNSFLARLQALEYVEGLNMARRAQGFFHAVNIIPGPIGIFRKGALDSVGRYDSDTFAEDCDLTIKLLIAGWQIYYEPGAVAYTEAPEHPLDLLKQRYRWTRGILQAMKKHRRTLGSLFSTPTACLTLWYMIFEGIAWPFMNVFAHVLFVFVAYNHGNSVPLLFWFLQLTILDMAAALYCVSAEEESIGLVPYAIFYRMFFALCIDFAKVFATFEELVGIRMGWGKLDRLGRI